One genomic segment of Virgibacillus doumboii includes these proteins:
- a CDS encoding patatin-like phospholipase family protein — protein sequence MEYNADLMLEGGGMRCAFTVGVLDFFLDKKIEFPYVATASAGALIGSSYIAKQRERNHSLLTEMVKNRDFISFRRMLRNKELFSMDFIFNKLAVELFPLDFQSFAQSKSKFIIGTTDVNTGTPMFYDTFNHEDDLLRIIMASCSLPVLAPSVPYKDKELMDGGVSDPIPIKPLIDRGLKKHVVVLTRNKGYVKKATKLSWFFKRYFKDQPELIKLLQNRHIMYNRTMQKLLEMEQRNEVFIIQPEEPLAASRIEKNNQKLEKLYIQGYQEAERKSEALLEFLKATQKPSVTINENLSS from the coding sequence TTGGAATACAATGCAGACCTCATGTTAGAAGGCGGCGGCATGCGATGTGCATTTACTGTTGGAGTACTTGATTTCTTTCTTGATAAGAAAATAGAATTCCCATATGTAGCGACAGCATCAGCAGGTGCTCTTATCGGAAGTTCTTACATTGCAAAACAACGCGAAAGAAACCACAGCCTACTAACTGAAATGGTAAAGAACCGGGACTTCATATCATTTAGACGAATGCTGCGCAACAAAGAGTTGTTCAGCATGGATTTTATTTTTAATAAACTGGCAGTTGAATTGTTCCCTTTGGATTTCCAGTCATTTGCCCAGTCAAAATCGAAATTTATTATTGGAACAACAGATGTTAACACCGGAACGCCTATGTTTTACGATACATTTAATCATGAAGACGATTTACTTCGCATTATCATGGCATCCTGCTCGTTACCGGTACTCGCTCCAAGTGTTCCCTATAAAGACAAAGAATTAATGGATGGCGGTGTATCTGACCCGATACCAATAAAACCGCTAATCGACCGCGGACTAAAGAAACATGTTGTTGTGCTTACAAGGAACAAAGGATATGTGAAAAAAGCAACAAAATTGAGTTGGTTTTTCAAACGATATTTTAAAGACCAACCTGAACTCATAAAATTATTACAAAATAGGCATATCATGTATAACCGGACGATGCAAAAGCTGCTTGAAATGGAACAACGTAACGAAGTGTTTATAATTCAGCCCGAAGAACCGCTTGCCGCCAGCAGAATCGAAAAAAATAATCAGAAACTGGAAAAATTATATATCCAGGGATATCAGGAAGCGGAGAGAAAAAGTGAAGCATTGCTGGAATTCCTTAAAGCCACGCAAAAGCCTTCGGTAACTATTAACGAAAATTTATCGTCGTAA
- a CDS encoding cation:proton antiporter: MEQAALLSIVVIIVLGIFSQWLAWRVQWPSIVIMSVAGLLIGPIIGLINPEEALGELYSPLISLAVAIILFESSSGLDFRELKGLSKSVFRVAAAGAFLAWIGGSLAAHYIAGLNFAISFIIGGLFIVTGPTVIIPLLRQAKLKPRVATVLKWEGIIIDPAGPLLALFAYQIIKVINGDVQGHYIINFFLGALLAVIIGLVAGLTVSRMVKKGLFPEFLKSPIVLSFVLLCFTVSEVIMHETGMLAVTVMGLTMARTKNYISAIGNVSHFVENISVMLTSTVFVLLTASLTRETIMEIFTLPILGYVLIMLFLIRPLSIWISTIGTELKPAEKTLISWIAPRGIVALTVSGYFAGILTEDGYADAAILMTLTFALVFITVCAHGFTLEPFAKKLGLANTGQEGILIVGANPFSIAFAEFCKTQEIPILIIDDSYDRLIPAQNNKGIKTYYGQILSEHTQFEVDLTPYKYILAMTDEPAYNGLICQSYAPEFGYNNTFALSVSKRRSSSNEEISPAVKGHILFDEDAVLPELNQKINEGYTFDMMEISNKEMIKKDEFTANNELLFIWKENDDIVFVTHQKELDPEKDDKAVVLRKPEKK; encoded by the coding sequence ATGGAACAGGCAGCACTGCTAAGCATCGTTGTTATCATCGTACTCGGGATTTTTTCGCAATGGCTGGCATGGCGGGTTCAGTGGCCATCAATCGTGATCATGTCCGTTGCCGGGTTACTTATTGGACCGATAATTGGACTGATTAATCCGGAAGAAGCTTTAGGAGAATTATATAGTCCGCTCATATCACTTGCGGTTGCAATCATATTGTTTGAGAGCAGTTCCGGTCTGGACTTTCGTGAATTAAAAGGACTCTCCAAATCTGTTTTCCGGGTCGCTGCAGCAGGAGCATTTCTTGCCTGGATAGGAGGTTCTTTGGCAGCACATTATATTGCTGGGCTGAATTTTGCGATTTCCTTCATCATCGGTGGACTATTTATCGTTACCGGACCAACTGTCATCATTCCACTGCTCCGACAAGCCAAATTAAAGCCGCGAGTTGCTACGGTACTAAAGTGGGAAGGAATCATCATTGATCCGGCCGGCCCGCTCCTTGCTCTTTTCGCTTACCAGATAATTAAAGTGATAAACGGTGACGTCCAGGGTCATTATATAATCAACTTCTTTTTAGGTGCATTGCTGGCGGTAATTATTGGCTTGGTCGCCGGACTTACCGTGAGCCGGATGGTAAAAAAAGGACTTTTTCCGGAATTTCTGAAGTCTCCAATTGTGCTTTCGTTTGTACTATTGTGTTTTACCGTCAGCGAAGTAATCATGCATGAGACAGGAATGCTGGCAGTAACGGTAATGGGACTTACCATGGCGAGGACAAAAAACTACATATCAGCCATCGGCAATGTTTCGCATTTTGTGGAAAATATATCTGTAATGCTGACATCCACCGTTTTCGTTTTATTGACCGCATCACTGACGCGCGAAACCATTATGGAAATTTTTACGTTGCCAATCCTTGGTTATGTGCTCATCATGCTCTTTCTCATACGTCCGCTTTCCATCTGGATTTCAACAATAGGTACGGAACTCAAACCGGCCGAAAAAACACTAATAAGCTGGATAGCCCCGCGTGGTATTGTAGCACTTACGGTATCCGGATATTTTGCCGGAATTTTGACTGAAGATGGCTATGCAGATGCAGCAATTCTGATGACCCTCACATTTGCACTCGTGTTTATTACCGTATGTGCCCACGGATTTACCCTTGAACCTTTTGCCAAAAAGCTTGGGCTTGCCAATACTGGGCAGGAAGGTATTCTGATTGTCGGTGCGAATCCGTTTTCCATTGCCTTTGCTGAATTTTGCAAAACACAGGAAATCCCAATATTGATCATTGATGATTCCTATGATCGGCTCATCCCAGCACAAAATAATAAAGGGATAAAGACATATTACGGTCAAATTTTATCCGAACACACCCAATTTGAAGTTGACCTAACGCCTTATAAATATATCCTGGCTATGACAGACGAACCTGCATACAACGGACTGATATGTCAGTCTTATGCACCTGAATTTGGCTACAACAATACGTTTGCACTGTCCGTAAGCAAAAGGAGAAGTTCCTCCAACGAAGAAATTTCACCTGCCGTAAAAGGGCATATTTTATTTGATGAGGATGCAGTCCTACCCGAGCTGAACCAGAAAATCAACGAAGGTTATACGTTTGACATGATGGAAATATCCAATAAAGAAATGATTAAGAAAGACGAATTCACAGCAAACAATGAACTGCTGTTTATTTGGAAAGAGAATGACGATATTGTATTTGTAACACACCAAAAAGAGCTCGACCCTGAAAAAGACGACAAAGCCGTTGTACTGAGAAAACCGGAAAAAAAGTAA
- a CDS encoding ABC transporter permease — protein sequence MTFSIKRVNAIFRKDVKDIMRYWFVSGFIPLPLVLAVITGSEANVPVVAHYIVINLTFTMVASYLQCVMIAEEKEKNTLRGLMLSPATPNEILTGKSLLSFISTGLIVIIGAKLSGYEPADPLIISIAIFVSILFYIALGTLLGLVTKSVMEASVIIAPVMLLFTFGTYLRELTDEYPVLSFVEYLPNIQLVNLAQDVQTGAAISAVWTELAVIAGWVVVMSLLVVMVYKRREIDG from the coding sequence ATGACTTTCTCCATAAAACGCGTGAATGCGATTTTTCGAAAAGATGTAAAGGATATAATGCGTTATTGGTTCGTTTCCGGCTTCATCCCCCTGCCTCTTGTACTAGCGGTGATTACTGGCAGTGAAGCAAACGTGCCGGTTGTTGCACATTATATTGTCATCAATTTAACGTTTACAATGGTGGCATCTTATTTACAATGTGTCATGATTGCTGAAGAGAAAGAAAAGAATACATTGCGGGGCCTCATGTTATCCCCGGCTACCCCGAATGAAATCCTTACCGGGAAAAGTTTACTGAGTTTCATTTCTACAGGGCTGATTGTAATAATCGGGGCAAAGCTATCAGGCTATGAACCTGCAGATCCATTAATTATTTCCATAGCAATTTTTGTATCGATTTTATTTTATATTGCGCTTGGGACGTTATTAGGCCTTGTTACAAAATCGGTGATGGAAGCATCGGTAATCATTGCTCCGGTCATGCTTTTATTCACATTTGGAACTTATTTGCGGGAATTGACTGATGAATATCCGGTGCTGTCCTTTGTTGAGTACCTGCCGAATATACAACTTGTAAATTTGGCTCAGGATGTACAAACGGGAGCGGCGATTTCGGCTGTATGGACAGAGTTGGCTGTCATTGCAGGCTGGGTAGTCGTCATGAGTCTGCTGGTTGTTATGGTTTATAAGCGGCGGGAAATAGACGGTTAA
- a CDS encoding ABC transporter ATP-binding protein: MKNIIEMKSLAKVFGNERALEDVTFHVKKGEIFGFLGPSGAGKTTTIKILTGQLFPTDGEAHLFDIPASSLNKAGYYKKIGVLTDNSGLYHRLSIYDNLKLYCDLYDVPVSRINDVLDMVNLMEEQKKFVAKLSKGMLQRVTLARTLLHEPEMLFLDEPTAALDPVNSKHIHDGLRQLNAKGTTIFLTTHDMNEAELLCDRVAFLNKGKVQLLDEPKTLRRSFSDSTVTVALADDSEVILQKGPEGAQEMYRYMANDKVVSIHSNEPTLGDIFVEVTGRELV, encoded by the coding sequence ATGAAAAATATTATTGAAATGAAATCGTTAGCAAAGGTGTTTGGCAATGAAAGAGCATTGGAAGATGTAACCTTCCATGTAAAAAAGGGAGAAATATTTGGCTTCCTTGGACCGAGTGGAGCAGGGAAAACAACGACAATCAAAATTCTGACGGGACAATTATTTCCAACAGATGGGGAAGCACACCTGTTTGACATACCTGCTTCTTCATTAAATAAAGCAGGTTATTACAAAAAAATCGGTGTTCTGACGGATAACAGTGGTCTGTACCATCGTTTATCCATCTATGACAATCTGAAGCTGTACTGTGATCTCTATGATGTTCCGGTAAGCCGGATCAACGACGTACTTGATATGGTGAACTTAATGGAAGAACAGAAGAAATTCGTGGCAAAGCTTTCGAAAGGTATGCTGCAGCGTGTCACACTGGCGCGCACGCTTCTGCATGAGCCGGAAATGTTATTTCTTGATGAACCAACTGCAGCACTTGACCCGGTAAATTCCAAACATATTCATGACGGGCTGCGCCAGTTAAACGCAAAAGGAACAACCATTTTTTTGACGACGCATGATATGAACGAAGCGGAGTTGCTATGTGATCGAGTAGCTTTCTTGAATAAAGGAAAAGTGCAACTGCTCGATGAACCGAAAACATTGCGCAGAAGCTTTTCCGATTCGACAGTAACCGTAGCATTGGCAGATGACAGCGAAGTGATTCTGCAAAAAGGTCCTGAAGGTGCACAGGAAATGTATCGATACATGGCTAACGATAAAGTCGTATCCATTCATTCAAATGAGCCTACATTGGGCGATATTTTTGTAGAGGTAACAGGGAGGGAACTTGTATGA
- a CDS encoding LytTR family transcriptional regulator DNA-binding domain-containing protein, whose protein sequence is MAVLRIENLEKQSEDVIIFPKFSLEIAEGQSAAIHSTTNVRSALLDMMVGKVEILSGKITVNQQKVPQRKMDYHSQIGYSFLDDALYERLTVMEHCKFYKRLYESDQFIEDILDMLQLATYQHEKARNLSYSKKKRIQIAHLIFQDPALFVFEEPDQNVDVETKRILLRVFKTLQQSRKSIFVLTGNMESAITLTNDIYRLDEMGLHSIQAETSPQDKIPPKNDDPLVEADIDPIQFNKIPTKVNEKMVLFDPQEIDYVESFSGQSHVYSMGENFPCFFTLTELEERLKPYGFFRCHRSYIVNLQQVREVVTWTRNSYSLMLEDQNKSVIPLSKTKMGELKVMLGIK, encoded by the coding sequence ATGGCAGTACTCAGGATTGAAAACCTGGAAAAGCAAAGTGAGGATGTGATTATCTTCCCCAAATTCAGCCTGGAGATAGCTGAAGGGCAGTCGGCTGCCATCCATTCCACGACAAACGTGCGCAGTGCCCTGTTGGATATGATGGTTGGAAAGGTTGAGATTCTGAGCGGTAAAATAACTGTTAATCAACAAAAGGTTCCACAGCGCAAAATGGATTATCATTCGCAAATTGGATATTCTTTTTTGGATGATGCCCTTTATGAACGTTTAACTGTAATGGAACATTGTAAATTTTATAAACGGCTCTATGAGTCTGACCAATTCATCGAGGATATATTGGATATGCTTCAGCTGGCAACGTACCAGCATGAAAAAGCGCGAAATCTTTCTTACTCCAAGAAAAAAAGGATTCAAATAGCACATCTGATTTTTCAGGATCCTGCATTGTTTGTATTTGAAGAGCCGGATCAAAATGTAGATGTTGAAACAAAACGTATCTTATTAAGGGTGTTTAAAACATTGCAGCAAAGCCGCAAAAGCATATTTGTTTTAACCGGAAATATGGAAAGTGCCATTACCTTGACGAATGACATATACCGCTTGGACGAAATGGGGTTGCACTCCATTCAGGCAGAAACATCCCCACAGGATAAAATACCACCTAAAAATGATGATCCACTTGTGGAAGCGGACATAGATCCTATTCAATTTAACAAGATTCCCACAAAAGTAAATGAGAAAATGGTGTTGTTTGATCCACAGGAAATTGATTATGTCGAAAGTTTCTCAGGTCAGTCCCATGTTTACAGTATGGGAGAAAATTTCCCGTGTTTTTTTACTTTAACGGAGCTTGAGGAACGACTTAAGCCATATGGATTTTTTCGATGTCACCGTTCATATATTGTTAATTTGCAGCAAGTACGTGAAGTGGTCACCTGGACCCGAAACAGTTACAGCCTAATGCTGGAAGATCAGAATAAATCGGTTATTCCATTATCCAAGACGAAAATGGGGGAACTAAAGGTTATGTTGGGTATAAAATAA
- a CDS encoding protein kinase domain-containing protein — MRSFRKIKQFFVDIPIKEGAILNNRYEVLRVMGTGSYGIVYLVKDLKTKTNRVVKQLRQSKRRNKTEIDLFKNELSLLRKLDHQNMPFLYEAFSTNGNYFYVMSLVEGDNLEDLIFLHNKKFNEEESLLILEQLLGLVNYLHKNNIFHLDLRIPNMLLKNKELYLIDFGLAKQVSSESSHILEMKQQDYYDLGDILLYLLYTTYSSNNKKALPWTEELSLEKETAHLLKRLLRINEPYSDVEEILIDLQAALNVAIDDG, encoded by the coding sequence TTGCGTTCGTTTCGAAAAATAAAACAGTTTTTTGTGGATATACCAATTAAAGAAGGAGCAATTTTGAATAATCGCTACGAGGTTTTGCGGGTCATGGGTACAGGAAGCTATGGTATTGTTTATCTCGTAAAGGATTTGAAAACAAAAACGAACCGGGTGGTTAAACAGCTCCGGCAAAGTAAACGCCGCAATAAAACAGAAATTGATTTGTTTAAAAATGAACTTTCCTTATTAAGGAAGCTGGATCATCAAAATATGCCATTTCTATATGAAGCGTTTTCGACTAATGGAAATTATTTTTATGTAATGAGCCTCGTTGAAGGTGACAACCTGGAAGATCTGATCTTTTTACATAATAAAAAGTTTAATGAGGAAGAGTCTCTGCTAATTCTGGAGCAACTGCTTGGGCTTGTAAATTATCTTCATAAAAATAATATTTTCCATCTTGATTTACGTATACCTAACATGTTACTTAAAAATAAAGAGCTTTATTTGATTGATTTTGGTTTGGCTAAGCAGGTATCATCAGAATCCTCACACATTCTGGAGATGAAACAGCAAGATTATTACGATTTGGGGGATATATTATTATATCTGCTTTATACGACGTATTCCTCCAACAATAAGAAAGCTCTCCCCTGGACAGAAGAACTTTCGCTGGAAAAAGAGACGGCTCATTTACTGAAACGGTTATTACGGATTAATGAGCCATATTCAGATGTTGAGGAAATTTTAATAGATCTGCAAGCTGCCCTTAATGTGGCAATAGATGATGGTTAA